The DNA sequence TCAAGCTTTCGTAAGCACGGCGTGGATCACCATCCTTCACCCCCGCGGCCCCTTCTTTGCGCCGCCTCCACAATCTGCCGGGACGCTTATTCACACGGTCGATTTTCTCCACCTCATCCACGTAATCGCCCTGATCGGTCGGGACGCTCCGCACCTCACGCAGGAGCCGGAGCCGCTGTGCCATCCGGGCGATCCATTCGCGAAATCTTTGCGGGAGCCAGCGGCGTACCAGCCGATACAAGAGCAGCAGCAGAGCCATAGCCACGGCAACTATCAGCAGGATCAAGATGATTTGGCCCATAATGTGCAGCCACTTCGGCGATTGGGAAGGCGGAGGAAGATCCAGCGGTCCTTGCTGCCCCATCTGCGGCTGCTCCGGGGTCATCTGCTGCTCTCCTTGGTCCAAGCCATTAAATATTCCCCTCAACCAATGCCTAAAATAGGCAAAGCCCTCATTCAGTCCGTTCCACAGGCTTAGCAGTGCGATGACCGCGACCGTCAGCCAGGTCATCCAGCGGTTTCTGGACAGAATTCGGCGGAGCAGCATCCGGTCGGTTTGCTGCGCATTGGAAGCTTCGCGTACACGGTCCCCGTTCCACCGCAGCAGGACCGCAAACAACGTAAACAGGCTTAGAAGATAGAGCGAGGTACGGTACGGCTCGATCGCAGGCACTCTGGAAGATACGCCATACACAATCAAGGACGCAGCCAGCCCACCCAGCGGCAAATTCAGCTGGACTAATCTCCACAGCTGCTTGCGGCCGACAATAAGCCCGCGAATGTCCGCTAGCAGAAGGAGCAGTACCGCCAGTATTGCAGCACGAAGCCCGAGCGCCGCCAGCGGCAGCAAAGCAGCAGCCATTAGCAGAGCAGTCGCCAATACTGCCTTCCTGCCTCCCGCCTGTCTGATGCCAATCATCGTACCCAAGGCATGCAGCAGCCACATAACCGGCAGCAGCCACCAAGGCGAAGCCTGCATGGCATAGATCATATACAGCAGTAAATAGGGAAAGACGGCAGCCGTTTCCAGCAGTGAATTCCCCAGCACCGCCAGGCTGCGGCGCAGCCGTATGCCCTTATCGGCTATCATCATGCCCCCGCCTCCTTCATGCCTTCGCTCAGATCAGCAATCGATACTCGGTGCCCCTTCAGCTCAATCAGCCGAACGGCATCCCGGATCGCTGCGGATACATATGGGGTCACCAGAAAATAATCCATTGTTTCATGCGTTTCTAGCTCCGCCTCAATCCGCAGCAGCTCATAAAAAGGCCTCTGAATCTTGAGCTCTACGGCAGCCATGGCCTCCAGCAAATCCTCAAGATGCGGAAGTCCATAATCCGGCGCAAGATATGCCATCCTCGCATCCGTGTCGGGCGACAAAGAGGCGTTGCTCGCAAATCCGGCCGCCATCCCCTGACGAATGAGTGCAGCGGCGCAGGTTGCCGCATAGGATAGCGCCTCTTCAATGATTTCCGGCTTGGTGACAACATTCCACATCTGCTCCGAGACCTCAATATTAAGGAGGATCATGGCCTTCGGGTCTGCAGAGTAGCCATGCTGATGCACTTGCAGTTCTCCGCTTCTGGCACTGGCCTTCCAGTGAATACGGTTCATAGCATCGCCAGGCGCATAACCTCTTACGCCTGTAAACAGAAACGGGTCCTCGACAATCCAGCGGCGCACAGCCAGTTCACCCTGCCAGGTTTTCCAGGAGGAAGGCAGCTCCTCATCCCTCAACAGGGATGGATAGACCACCAGCCGTTTGTTGAGCGTCACTTTCAAGGAAGGCGTGTACATGGCGAACAAATCGCTTCCGGTCATGGTTGCCGTATCCATGCGGAAGATGCCACGGCCCCGGCACTGGATCTGATGCGTCCGGGTGATCCGCGTCCGTGCGGGAAGCGAGAAAAAGCTCGTATGATTCTGATAAATCTGGCCCTCGCTGATCCAGGTCTCCTTGCTCCGCTTGAAGCCCAGGGATGCCGGGAGCATCGCCTCCAGCCGCAGCCAGGGGATAGGCACACGCCGCTTATTCTCGATGACCTCCACCATTTCAATCCGATCACCTGCGTAGCAGGTTCGGGTACTGAAATGGCGGTCATAATCCAGCTTGCCAAGCGCGCTCCTGCCTAAAATGAGTCCCTGCAGCACCATGACAAGTCCACAGGCAAGAAATAGCCACAGCACTGCCATTTATTTCACGCCACTTTCAAGTTCCTTTTCACTCGGAACCGGGATGCTGTCCATGATTCCCGTCAAAATGCGCTCCGCATGGCCATTTCCTGCCTCATGGCGTTTCCGCAGCACCAGCCGGTGCGTCCATACCGGGAGAAGCAGCTCCTTGATATCATCAGGCAGCACATAGCTTCTTCCATGCAGTGCCGCATATGCCTGGACAGCGCGGAGCAGTGCCTGCGTGCCGCGCGGGCTGATTCCAAGCATCGTTTCGTCATGATTCCGGGTGGCTTCGGCCAATGCAACGATATAGCCCATCAGATCATCCGTAATCTGCACCTGTCCGCATAGCTTCTGCGCTTCCAGCACCTCTTCAGCGGTTGCCGTCTGTCCTGCTTCCTCGGCCCGCAAACTGCCTGCGGCCGCAGTCCGTTTCAGAATCTCTACCCCTTCAGATGCTGAAGGATACCCCAGCTTCATCCGGATCAGAAACCGGTCCATCTGCGCTTCAGGCAGCGGGAATGTTCCTTGGTTGTCCACCGGATTCTGCGTGGCCATGACCATAAATGGGCTTGCAAGCGGCATCGTCTTCCCCTCAATGCTGATCTGCCGCTCCTCCATACATTCGAGGAGACTCGACTGTGTGCGTGGTGTGGCACGGTTAATCTCATCGGCCAATACAATACGCGCAAACAGCGGTCCCGGGCGGAAATGAAATTCCCCGTCTTTTTGATTAAAAAAATGGATGCCGGTCAGATCCGATGGCAGCAAATCCGGAGTGAACTGAATTCTCTGAAAGCTCAAACTGAGCGATGCCGCCAAGCTTTTAGCAAGCAAGGTCTTGCCTGTTCCCGGAACATCCTCCAGCAGCACATGCCCGGAGGCGAGAAGCGCCGTCAAGAGCAGATCCACTTCATGCTCCTTGCCTACAATTACGTTTGCAATGTTTTGCTTTAACTTCTGCGCCAGCTGTTGAACGCTCTCCATACCTCTTCCCCGCCTTCCCCTTGCCCCCATTTCGATGTGCTCATGATGCCATTAAAACGCTTGCAAAAAATGGAGCAAGTCTCCTGTTTTTTTAAAATCCTTGCAGACATTTTATTTGAATGATTATGTATTCGAATCAATTTCATCATACCTTAAACCGCTTCAATCAAGGCTATATATAGATCCAAACGGTTTTATTGGTCTATGTATAGTTTCAATTTGATCGTTTTAGTGAGATATGAAATTGATTCATTCCCATTTCCTTACCTATCTCATTTTAGCAAATTTTCCTTGGTAAATGGAAAAGAGATGAATATTCCGCTGCCATTGACGCCGAGGCCCTGCCATCGGTAATATGGGCGTAAGAGGTGATTTGACTTGAAAACCATGCTTATACTCGGCGGTATCATGCTGTTCCTCGCGGTGGCGCTTGGTGCCTTTGGCGCTCATGCCCTGAAGGAGCGGCTGAACGAAAGCCAATTAAAAACATACCAGACCGGCATTCAGTATCATTTGGCCCATGGACTCGGCCTGGTACTGATCGGACTCTATGCAGGCATGACAGACCATGCATCACTCGTGATTCTGGCGGGCTGGTTCATTGCGGCAGGCATCCTACTCTTCTCCGGCAGCCTGTATGCCCTGAGTCTGACCGGCATACGGAAGCTGGGTGCCATTACACCGCTTGGCGGCGTAGCCTTTTTGGCAGGCTGGGTCATGTTTATTATTGCTGCAGCACAAGGGTAACCCTGGGAGGCTGGAAATTAAAAAGAGCGCATTCCCTACTATAGGGAGATGCGCTTTTTTTATTGACTCTTTATTGATTTACGGCATGACTTGTCTTCGCATTCCGTCCGCGTTCACTCTGAATTTGTTTGCTTCGCAGCTGTCCGCAAGCCGCGTCAATATCCGTACCATGCTCCAGACGTACACTACAGCTGATATTTTGCTTTTTCAGCGTATCGTAGAATGCGGTAATCGTTTCCTGGGAGCTCCGCTGATACTGGCTATGCTCGTCAACCGGATTATAAGGAATCAAATTCACGTTGGCCAGGTTTCTCCGGCTGCCTACCAGCTCCGCAAGCTCCAGCGCATGCTCCGGCTGGTCATTGACATCCTTCAGCAGAATATATTCCAGCGTAATCCGGCGGTTACTCTTCTCCAGGTAATAATCGATGGCCTCCATCAGCGGCTCAATGGGATATGCCCGGTTAATCTTCATAATCCGCGTGCGAATTTCATTATTCGGGGCATGCAAGGAAATCGCCAGATTGGTGCCTAGGTCGCTGTCTGCGAACTCACGGATTTTCGGCGCAAGACCACTGGTGGATACGGTGATATGCCGCGGTCCAATCGCCAGCCCCTTATGATCCCGGATAACCCGGATGAAGCTGGACATATGCTCGAAATTATCGAATGGTTCTCCGATACCCATGACGACAATATGGCTGACCCGCTCGTCTTTGTTCATCTGGTCCAAATGCAGCTGCACTTTCATGACCTGCTCCACAATCTCTCCGCTGGTCAAATCCCTGCTTTTGCTCAGCAGTCCGCTGGCGCAGAAGCTGCATCCGATATTACATCCCACCTGAGTCGTCACACATACGGAAAGACCAAACTTATGGCGCATCAGTACCGTTTCGATCAGGTTGCCGTCCTGAAGACGGAACAAGAACTTGATCGTGCCATCTGCAGACTCCTGCTTGGTGTGCTCCTCCAGCGTCTGAATAGCAAAATGCTCGCCCAGCAAAGCCTCGCACTCCGGCTTCACATCCGGCATTGCGGAGAATTCGGTTACACGCTTGCGGTACAGCCCATCCCATACCTGCAGCGCCCTTGATTTTTTATGCCCGTGCTCAGCCAGCCATGCGGCCAACTGGTCGAGAGTTAATCCATAAATGGATGGTTTGTTCATTGCTGCTTTCCTCTTTTCAAAAACCTAAAATTCAGTCCCTCTCTACTTTACCAGAAAAGAACCGGCAATCTGTCATTATTGTCCCAAAATTTTATTGTTAAAACAAGGGGAGACAGGCAGGATTTGAGCCGGGGACAAATGCTGCAGGCATCTTGCCTATTTTCCGCACTACGCACAACTGTCCTGTATCAAGGGCCTCCCCATTATATAATGATCCAAAAAGAGGATATCCCGTAAAGGGTATAGATATGAAAAATGCCTGTTATAGATTCCATGTTATAAACCATGAGCATCACAGAATTATGCATTTGGTTCATACTTTCGGGTTTTCGTAGCCGGATATCTCTATTATCCGAAAGCATATTTGACATACTATTTATATCCTACGGCATGGGATAGAGGCCAAGAAAACGCTGCTATATCAGGCAATTCCGCACTCCTATTTAACATATCAAAAATGACATATTTACGTTAAGGCATCGTGTCTCTACACTTTTTGTAAACGCTAACATTTATTCGGGCTCAGCAGCTGACATCCTAAGGCTTTCTACAACAGAGCTCCCGCGTAGGCGAAGAATTTAGGCTTTAGCTCATTTCAAAGGGGGGAAAGTCTCATTCACGCTAAAGTCGGCTCACAACGATAACAGGAGGAATCATCTGATGAGAAAATACTTAAAACCGTGGGCAATGATCCTATGCGTGTCCATGTTCGCCTCACTCTTGGCGGCATGCGGTTCCAGTTCCAAAGATGCCAGCGACGGCGGACAAGCGTCCAAAACGGCGGAAAACGTACTTAAAGAAGGCTTCCCGATCGTTGAAAAACCGATTACACTGTCTGTGTTCGCGCCTGATGTAGGCAGTGCGAAATGGGATACGATGCAGGTATTCAAAGATATGGAGAAACGCTCGAACATCAAGCTGACCTTCCAGACGGTTCCCGTGGACAGTTTCGAAACGAAGAAGAATCTGATCTTTGCGAGCGGCGATCTACCGGATATTTTCTATGCAGCCAGCCTGACCCCAGCCGAACAGGTAACCTACGGCAGCCAGGGCACGCTCATTCCACTGGAAAAGCTGATTGACGAGTATGCGCCTAATATCAAAAAACTGTTAGATGAGAATCCGGAGGTCAGAAAGTCCATCACGACTCCGGACGGACATATTTACGCCCTGCCTTATGTTGATAAGGGCGCGGTATGGTATAAGAGCCCGCTTTACTATAATGGAAGTTTCCTTAAAAAGCTGGGCGTAACCAAGCTCCCGGAAACGCCGGATGAGCTGTATGACTACCTGAAACGGGTGAAGACCGAGGATCCGAACGGCAACGGCAAGGCGGATGAAATCCCGCTGACATCGACCAAGCTGAAGGATATTCGCGTGCAGATGCTCGGATTCTGGGGTATTTATGATGAGGTGTATTATGCCGACAAGCAGGGGAAAGTGCATTATACCCCGCAGGAGGAAGGATACAAAGAATATCTTACCTTCCTCAACCGGCTGTGGACGGATAATTTGCTCGATCATGAAACCTTCTCCCAAACCGATGAACAGAAAAAGGCCAAGGGGAAAAGCAATCAGGTAGCCCTGTTTAACGACTGGCTTCCGTATTTTATGCTGGGCGGGGAACCGAATACCGCCAATCCAGTCATGGCGCCGCTGAAAACTGGCTTCCCGGATTCGCCGGTTGCCGCAAAGTCCTCTGGCATTTCCAAGAACGGCACCTTCGCGATCTCCGGCACGAATCCTGCACCGGAAGCAACGATGCGCTGGGTCGATTACCAATATGACTATGAAGGATCCACTTTGTTCAATCAAGGGCCGGAAAATCTGCTTTGGAAATATAAGGACAAAGAAAATCATGTGAAAGAATGGCTGCCTGTTCCGGACGGAGGCGACCGTGAGAACTATCGCGGCAAGATTACCCCGAACTATGGAATCACGACGCCTGGCGTCAGCCTGCCGGAAGTGTCGAAGGGCTTGAGAAGCGATATTGACGAATGGGCCGAAAAGGAAAACCAGGAGAAGATCATTCCTTATGCCAAGGTGCCGTATCCGAATGTGTTCCTGACAGAAGCGGAACAATCCGAGGTTACATCGCTGCTCTCCGATCTGAACAATTATGTTGAACAGATGGAAGCTAAATTTGTTACGGGTCAGGAACCGATGTCAGGCTGGGATAAATACAAAGCCCAGGTGAAGAAGATGGGCAGCGACCGGATCGTCGAGATCTATCAGGCTGCATATGACCGCTGGGATCAACAAGGGAGCAAATAATAAGCCCCTAATTCATGAATGTGTCCAAAGATGAATGAGGGCAAGTCTCTTGTAAGATAGCAAAATTCACCTCTTCCCGATTCATGGGCTGACAAGGATTACAAAGAAACCGTTCCTTTAGAAATAGTAGTGGACCTACGTTTCTAAGAACGGTTTCTTTCGTATTGTATAGGGTTAAGCGGGACTAGGCGTCGTGGATGAAGACATACCGGAAAAGCAGCATTGGCTGTCCGCTGGTGTTTCTTTTCGGGTTGTCGTTACAGCGACAACTCCGCCAAAAAGCTCTCTATACGCTCCTTCTGGCGCAGATGATGACGGTAATGCATTTCAACCAGCATAAACCATTCGGCTGCATTCAAAGCGCCAAAGCCCGGATGGATAAGCTTGTTCTGTTTGGGAGCGGCCTCCACCACCTGTCCGGCTTTCTTCATCTCGGCTACAACGCTAAGAAGCCCTTC is a window from the Paenibacillus sp. J23TS9 genome containing:
- a CDS encoding DUF58 domain-containing protein — encoded protein: MAVLWLFLACGLVMVLQGLILGRSALGKLDYDRHFSTRTCYAGDRIEMVEVIENKRRVPIPWLRLEAMLPASLGFKRSKETWISEGQIYQNHTSFFSLPARTRITRTHQIQCRGRGIFRMDTATMTGSDLFAMYTPSLKVTLNKRLVVYPSLLRDEELPSSWKTWQGELAVRRWIVEDPFLFTGVRGYAPGDAMNRIHWKASARSGELQVHQHGYSADPKAMILLNIEVSEQMWNVVTKPEIIEEALSYAATCAAALIRQGMAAGFASNASLSPDTDARMAYLAPDYGLPHLEDLLEAMAAVELKIQRPFYELLRIEAELETHETMDYFLVTPYVSAAIRDAVRLIELKGHRVSIADLSEGMKEAGA
- a CDS encoding MoxR family ATPase, with the protein product MESVQQLAQKLKQNIANVIVGKEHEVDLLLTALLASGHVLLEDVPGTGKTLLAKSLAASLSLSFQRIQFTPDLLPSDLTGIHFFNQKDGEFHFRPGPLFARIVLADEINRATPRTQSSLLECMEERQISIEGKTMPLASPFMVMATQNPVDNQGTFPLPEAQMDRFLIRMKLGYPSASEGVEILKRTAAAGSLRAEEAGQTATAEEVLEAQKLCGQVQITDDLMGYIVALAEATRNHDETMLGISPRGTQALLRAVQAYAALHGRSYVLPDDIKELLLPVWTHRLVLRKRHEAGNGHAERILTGIMDSIPVPSEKELESGVK
- a CDS encoding DUF423 domain-containing protein, whose amino-acid sequence is MKTMLILGGIMLFLAVALGAFGAHALKERLNESQLKTYQTGIQYHLAHGLGLVLIGLYAGMTDHASLVILAGWFIAAGILLFSGSLYALSLTGIRKLGAITPLGGVAFLAGWVMFIIAAAQG
- the rlmN gene encoding 23S rRNA (adenine(2503)-C(2))-methyltransferase RlmN, which produces MNKPSIYGLTLDQLAAWLAEHGHKKSRALQVWDGLYRKRVTEFSAMPDVKPECEALLGEHFAIQTLEEHTKQESADGTIKFLFRLQDGNLIETVLMRHKFGLSVCVTTQVGCNIGCSFCASGLLSKSRDLTSGEIVEQVMKVQLHLDQMNKDERVSHIVVMGIGEPFDNFEHMSSFIRVIRDHKGLAIGPRHITVSTSGLAPKIREFADSDLGTNLAISLHAPNNEIRTRIMKINRAYPIEPLMEAIDYYLEKSNRRITLEYILLKDVNDQPEHALELAELVGSRRNLANVNLIPYNPVDEHSQYQRSSQETITAFYDTLKKQNISCSVRLEHGTDIDAACGQLRSKQIQSERGRNAKTSHAVNQ
- a CDS encoding extracellular solute-binding protein, translating into MRKYLKPWAMILCVSMFASLLAACGSSSKDASDGGQASKTAENVLKEGFPIVEKPITLSVFAPDVGSAKWDTMQVFKDMEKRSNIKLTFQTVPVDSFETKKNLIFASGDLPDIFYAASLTPAEQVTYGSQGTLIPLEKLIDEYAPNIKKLLDENPEVRKSITTPDGHIYALPYVDKGAVWYKSPLYYNGSFLKKLGVTKLPETPDELYDYLKRVKTEDPNGNGKADEIPLTSTKLKDIRVQMLGFWGIYDEVYYADKQGKVHYTPQEEGYKEYLTFLNRLWTDNLLDHETFSQTDEQKKAKGKSNQVALFNDWLPYFMLGGEPNTANPVMAPLKTGFPDSPVAAKSSGISKNGTFAISGTNPAPEATMRWVDYQYDYEGSTLFNQGPENLLWKYKDKENHVKEWLPVPDGGDRENYRGKITPNYGITTPGVSLPEVSKGLRSDIDEWAEKENQEKIIPYAKVPYPNVFLTEAEQSEVTSLLSDLNNYVEQMEAKFVTGQEPMSGWDKYKAQVKKMGSDRIVEIYQAAYDRWDQQGSK